A single window of Halobacterium jilantaiense DNA harbors:
- the map gene encoding type II methionyl aminopeptidase: MTDSVEVGSEAYEKYVEAGDILTTVMSEAAERVEVGATHLEVADYAEERIRELGGEPAFPVNISIDEEASHAAPGAEDDTEFGEDVVCLDVGVHVDGHIADAATTVDLSGNPELVEAAEEALDAAIDAVEPGVHTGEIGAEIQDVIEAYGYKPVVNLTGHGMDVYDAHTGPNVPNRAVDSGVELQAGDVLAIEPFATTGTGKVGEGTDTEIYEVVGSGNVRDRRARQLLEDLERFDGLPFAARWLDGARAEMSLQRLERADIVRSYPVLKESDGALVSQDEHTLIVTEDGCEVVTD, translated from the coding sequence ATGACAGACAGCGTCGAGGTCGGTTCGGAGGCCTACGAGAAGTACGTGGAGGCCGGCGACATCCTGACCACCGTGATGTCGGAGGCGGCGGAGCGCGTCGAGGTCGGTGCGACCCACCTCGAAGTGGCGGACTACGCGGAGGAGCGCATCCGAGAGCTCGGCGGCGAGCCGGCGTTCCCCGTGAACATCAGCATCGACGAGGAGGCGAGCCACGCCGCGCCGGGTGCCGAGGACGACACCGAGTTCGGCGAGGACGTGGTGTGTCTGGACGTCGGCGTGCACGTCGACGGCCACATCGCGGACGCGGCGACGACCGTCGACCTCTCCGGGAACCCCGAACTCGTGGAGGCCGCCGAGGAGGCCCTCGACGCCGCCATCGACGCGGTCGAGCCGGGCGTCCACACCGGCGAAATCGGGGCCGAGATTCAGGACGTCATCGAGGCGTACGGCTACAAGCCGGTCGTGAACCTCACGGGCCACGGGATGGACGTTTACGACGCGCACACCGGACCGAATGTCCCGAACCGCGCCGTCGACTCGGGCGTGGAGTTGCAGGCCGGTGACGTGCTCGCCATCGAGCCGTTCGCGACGACGGGCACCGGGAAGGTCGGCGAGGGCACCGACACCGAAATCTACGAGGTCGTCGGCTCCGGGAACGTCCGCGACCGGCGCGCCCGCCAGCTACTGGAGGACCTCGAACGCTTCGACGGGCTGCCGTTCGCGGCGCGCTGGCTGGACGGCGCGCGCGCCGAGATGAGTCTCCAGCGGCTCGAGCGCGCCGACATCGTGCGGTCGTACCCGGTGCTGAAGGAGTCCGACGGCGCGCTCGTCAGTCAGGACGAACACACGCTCATCGTCACCGAGGACGGCTGCGAGGTCGTGACGGACTGA
- a CDS encoding isoaspartyl peptidase/L-asparaginase produces the protein MRVIVHGGAGGSPDEPEPRQATLDEAADVGAAETDPVDAVEAAIRVLEADTRFNAGTGGAVQSDGVIRTDAGVMTSDREAGAAASMPGVEAAVSVARAVMEDTPHVQLAGVHAVDFAADVGVDVECDLWSDDTQERWDDLDNHPDGSPTDHLDWIRDKFGETDPGGREDGSSDDEAGYEKDHDTVGAVAFDRETLAAATSTGGRWLALAGRVGDVPQIGSGFYASPAGAASATGAGEDIAKTTLTRRAVRHLENGLGAQAAADRAIEEFGELTGSSAGVIVLDSDGEYGEAFNSEAMQTARARTQ, from the coding sequence ATGCGAGTCATCGTACACGGCGGCGCGGGCGGGAGCCCGGACGAGCCGGAGCCTCGACAGGCGACACTGGACGAAGCGGCCGACGTCGGCGCGGCCGAGACCGACCCGGTGGACGCGGTCGAAGCGGCGATTCGGGTGCTGGAAGCCGACACCCGCTTCAACGCCGGCACGGGCGGCGCGGTGCAGTCCGACGGCGTGATTCGGACGGACGCGGGCGTTATGACCAGCGACCGCGAGGCGGGCGCGGCAGCCTCGATGCCGGGCGTCGAGGCGGCCGTCTCCGTCGCCCGCGCCGTCATGGAAGACACCCCGCACGTCCAGCTGGCCGGCGTTCACGCCGTCGACTTCGCCGCCGACGTCGGCGTCGACGTCGAGTGCGACCTCTGGAGCGACGACACGCAGGAGCGCTGGGACGACCTCGACAACCACCCCGACGGCTCGCCGACCGACCACCTCGACTGGATTCGGGACAAGTTCGGCGAGACGGACCCCGGCGGTCGCGAGGACGGATCGAGCGACGACGAAGCCGGCTACGAGAAGGACCACGACACCGTCGGTGCCGTCGCGTTCGACCGGGAGACGCTGGCTGCCGCCACCTCCACGGGCGGCCGGTGGCTCGCGCTCGCGGGCCGGGTCGGTGACGTCCCCCAGATCGGCTCCGGGTTCTACGCGTCACCCGCCGGCGCTGCGTCCGCGACGGGGGCCGGCGAGGACATCGCGAAGACCACGCTGACGCGGCGGGCCGTCCGCCACCTGGAGAACGGGCTGGGCGCGCAGGCGGCCGCCGACCGCGCCATCGAGGAGTTCGGCGAACTCACCGGGTCGTCGGCCGGCGTCATCGTGCTGGACAGCGACGGCGAGTACGGGGAGGCGTTCAACTCCGAAGCGATGCAGACGGCGAGGGCTCGAACGCAGTGA
- a CDS encoding tubulin/FtsZ family protein encodes MKLAVVGFGNAGGKIADRIVEYETQTERSLCQFTAVVNSARIDLHKLGYVPQRHQILVGQTDERSKGHGAGADPDLGAELTRQDLAEVQRVLDNVPLHDVDAFLVVAGLGGGTGSGGGPVFAEALGERYGEPVYGLGVLPSGDEGGRASLNAARSIRSFVDSTDATIAFDNDAWREGTQSIESGYEQTNVEIAKRVVSLLAPGEYDGSPVSENAMDSSDVKRTLSVGGVATVAYAEASLEEETQRQRGLLGRLRNDGEAGEREGAATKVHGLVRRAARSRLTCPADITSAERALVVVSGPPAELSQKGLVRSRKWLESQIDSVEVLAGDDPRPGADRLRATVLLANATDVPRIDALQEQAVDAQENIDAQAAERDTAISELVTDPDDELEPI; translated from the coding sequence ATGAAGCTCGCAGTCGTCGGGTTCGGGAACGCGGGCGGGAAAATCGCCGACCGCATCGTCGAGTACGAGACACAGACGGAGCGCTCGCTCTGTCAGTTCACCGCGGTCGTGAACTCGGCGCGCATCGACCTCCACAAACTGGGGTACGTCCCGCAGCGCCACCAGATTCTCGTCGGGCAGACCGATGAGCGCTCGAAGGGCCACGGTGCCGGCGCAGACCCCGACCTCGGGGCCGAGTTGACGCGCCAGGACCTCGCCGAGGTGCAGCGCGTCCTCGACAACGTCCCGCTGCACGACGTCGACGCCTTCCTCGTCGTCGCGGGGCTCGGCGGCGGCACCGGCTCCGGCGGCGGCCCCGTGTTCGCGGAGGCGCTCGGCGAACGGTACGGCGAACCGGTCTACGGGCTCGGGGTGCTGCCGAGCGGCGACGAGGGCGGCCGGGCGTCCCTGAACGCGGCGCGCTCGATTCGGTCGTTCGTCGACTCCACCGACGCCACCATCGCGTTCGACAACGACGCGTGGCGAGAGGGCACGCAGTCCATCGAGTCCGGCTACGAGCAGACGAACGTCGAAATCGCGAAACGCGTCGTCTCGCTGCTGGCACCCGGCGAGTACGACGGGTCGCCGGTCTCCGAGAACGCGATGGACTCCAGCGACGTCAAACGGACGCTGTCCGTTGGCGGTGTCGCCACCGTCGCGTACGCCGAGGCGAGCCTGGAGGAGGAGACCCAGCGCCAGCGCGGCCTGCTCGGCCGGCTCCGGAACGACGGCGAGGCGGGCGAACGCGAGGGGGCCGCGACGAAGGTCCACGGCCTCGTGCGGCGCGCGGCGCGCTCCCGGCTGACGTGTCCAGCCGACATCACGTCCGCGGAGCGCGCGCTCGTCGTCGTCTCCGGGCCGCCCGCCGAGCTCTCACAGAAGGGGCTCGTTCGGTCGCGCAAGTGGCTCGAATCCCAGATCGACAGCGTCGAAGTGCTGGCCGGCGACGACCCCCGGCCGGGGGCCGACCGGCTGCGCGCGACCGTCCTGCTGGCGAACGCCACGGACGTGCCCCGTATCGACGCCCTCCAGGAGCAGGCCGTCGACGCCCAGGAGAACATCGACGCGCAGGCCGCCGAGCGCGACACCGCAATCTCGGAGCTCGTCACCGACCCCGACGACGAGCTCGAACCGATATGA
- the icd gene encoding NADP-dependent isocitrate dehydrogenase produces the protein MSYDKIEVPEAGEQITYDEDADELDVPEHPVIPIIHGDGIGKDVGPAAQKVLTAAAEAAGHDVEWMEVYAGESARQKYDENLPEETVEAIREHRVAIKGPLTTPVGAGFRSLNVALRQTLDLYANVRPTYYLDGVPSPMKAPEEMDMVTFRENTEDVYAGIEWEAGTDEAEQVRDFVEDEMDFDGVMHEGDIGLGLKPISEKGSKRLVREAIDYAIENDRDKVTLVHKGNIMKFTEGQFGDWGMEVADEEYPDDEVFAAPDSLWEEQDEVDIPEDAVMVEERLADAMLQWMQLRTDEFDVLAMPNLNGDYLSDAAGAQIGGLGIAPGANFGAGRCLAEPVHGSAPKRAGQDKANPTALILSGRLMFEYLGWEDAGKLVRDAVEDTIDSGTVTYDLARQREDAEEVSTTEYAEAVAERIEELA, from the coding sequence ATGAGCTACGACAAGATCGAGGTCCCCGAAGCGGGAGAGCAGATCACCTACGACGAGGACGCCGACGAACTCGACGTCCCCGAGCACCCGGTCATCCCCATCATCCACGGCGACGGAATCGGCAAGGACGTCGGTCCGGCCGCCCAGAAAGTACTGACCGCGGCCGCGGAGGCCGCCGGCCACGACGTCGAGTGGATGGAGGTCTACGCCGGCGAGTCCGCCCGACAGAAGTACGACGAGAACCTCCCCGAGGAGACAGTCGAGGCCATCCGCGAGCACCGCGTCGCGATCAAGGGCCCGCTCACGACACCGGTCGGTGCCGGGTTCCGCAGCCTCAACGTCGCGCTCCGCCAGACCCTCGACCTCTACGCGAACGTCCGCCCGACGTACTACCTCGACGGCGTCCCGTCCCCGATGAAAGCGCCCGAGGAGATGGACATGGTGACGTTCCGGGAGAACACCGAGGACGTCTACGCCGGCATCGAGTGGGAGGCCGGCACCGACGAGGCCGAGCAGGTCCGTGACTTCGTCGAGGACGAGATGGACTTCGACGGCGTGATGCACGAGGGCGACATCGGCCTCGGTCTCAAGCCCATCTCGGAGAAGGGCAGCAAGCGTCTGGTCCGCGAGGCTATCGACTACGCCATCGAGAACGACCGCGACAAGGTCACGCTCGTCCACAAGGGCAACATCATGAAGTTCACCGAGGGGCAGTTCGGTGACTGGGGGATGGAGGTCGCCGACGAGGAGTACCCCGACGACGAGGTCTTCGCCGCGCCCGACTCGCTCTGGGAGGAGCAGGACGAGGTCGACATCCCGGAGGACGCCGTCATGGTCGAGGAGCGCCTCGCCGACGCGATGCTCCAGTGGATGCAGCTACGCACCGACGAGTTCGACGTGCTCGCGATGCCGAACCTCAACGGCGACTACCTCAGCGACGCCGCGGGGGCCCAGATCGGTGGCCTCGGCATCGCGCCCGGCGCGAACTTCGGAGCGGGTCGCTGTCTCGCCGAGCCGGTCCACGGCTCCGCGCCGAAGCGCGCCGGCCAGGACAAGGCGAACCCGACCGCCCTCATCCTCTCCGGCCGCCTGATGTTCGAGTACCTCGGCTGGGAGGACGCCGGCAAGCTCGTCCGCGACGCCGTCGAGGACACCATCGACTCCGGCACGGTCACGTACGACCTCGCCCGCCAGCGCGAGGACGCCGAGGAGGTCTCGACCACGGAGTACGCCGAGGCCGTCGCCGAGCGCATCGAGGAGCTCGCGTAA
- a CDS encoding SUI1 family translation initiation factor has protein sequence MSEDDPFEGIDVPGIEDVARAEQTLSVRIERRTYDKPVTVVEGFDPDVTDVDDVATTLKKRLGAGGTARETSVEVQGDHEDRVKDVLEEDGFAVER, from the coding sequence GTGTCCGAAGACGACCCCTTCGAGGGGATCGACGTTCCCGGCATCGAAGACGTAGCGCGCGCCGAGCAGACGCTCTCGGTCCGCATCGAGCGCCGCACGTACGACAAGCCCGTCACCGTCGTAGAAGGGTTCGACCCCGACGTGACCGACGTCGACGACGTGGCGACGACGCTGAAGAAGCGCCTCGGCGCTGGCGGCACCGCCAGGGAGACCAGCGTCGAAGTGCAGGGCGACCACGAGGACCGCGTGAAAGACGTCCTCGAAGAGGACGGGTTCGCGGTCGAGCGCTGA
- a CDS encoding cupin domain-containing protein: METVDLTDTETVEAVEGVYLAQLAVGDEMSVQHFQIEAGAEVPEHEHHHEQVGYLYQGELTFVVDGEEHVVTPGESYTIPGGEAHAAVNEGDDPVRGIDVFSPPRANPDWLE, from the coding sequence ATGGAGACAGTCGACCTCACAGACACGGAGACCGTCGAGGCCGTCGAGGGCGTCTACCTCGCGCAGCTGGCGGTCGGCGACGAGATGAGCGTCCAGCACTTCCAGATAGAGGCCGGTGCCGAGGTGCCCGAACACGAGCACCACCACGAGCAGGTCGGCTACCTCTATCAGGGCGAACTCACGTTCGTCGTCGACGGCGAGGAGCACGTCGTGACGCCCGGTGAGTCCTACACCATCCCGGGCGGGGAGGCCCACGCCGCCGTCAACGAGGGCGACGACCCGGTGCGTGGCATCGACGTCTTCTCGCCGCCGCGTGCCAACCCGGACTGGCTCGAGTAG
- a CDS encoding DUF5817 domain-containing protein produces the protein MTYAVVGCSDCNALWVVEGRPETTGCPRCEKRHQFGTLKQFVTTDDEDHAREVRASILANKAGHGDAFAEIDDFATLDDYVADAGIGDDEYLAESGVDTDEVAAAAERAESSTRSLSKREAVRTALRELDEPTAGEVKAFAAEHGVDGDYVEDALAKFERAGEVVTDGDGYRLL, from the coding sequence ATGACGTACGCCGTCGTCGGCTGCTCGGACTGCAACGCGCTCTGGGTGGTGGAGGGCCGCCCCGAGACCACCGGCTGCCCGCGCTGCGAGAAACGCCACCAGTTCGGGACGCTCAAGCAGTTCGTCACCACCGACGACGAGGACCACGCCCGCGAGGTTCGGGCCTCGATTCTCGCGAACAAAGCCGGTCACGGCGACGCGTTCGCCGAAATCGACGACTTCGCCACCCTCGACGACTACGTCGCGGACGCGGGCATCGGCGACGACGAGTATCTCGCCGAGTCGGGCGTCGACACGGACGAGGTCGCGGCGGCCGCCGAGCGCGCCGAGTCCTCGACCCGCAGCCTCTCGAAGCGGGAGGCCGTCAGGACGGCGCTCCGCGAACTGGACGAGCCGACGGCAGGAGAGGTGAAGGCGTTCGCCGCCGAACACGGCGTCGACGGCGATTACGTCGAGGACGCGCTGGCGAAGTTCGAGCGGGCGGGCGAGGTCGTGACGGACGGCGACGGCTACCGGCTGTTGTAG
- the hmgA gene encoding hydroxymethylglutaryl-CoA reductase (NADPH), translating to MTDASDLADRVQAGDLRLYELEDHADADTAAAARRELLERETGAETEALGSFSFDADGVDSNIENLAGGTQLPLGVAGPLAVNGDAADDEFHLPMATTEGALVASVNRGCSAITAAGGANARVTKTGMTRAPVFRVADVTEGAEVAEWAKDNHDALKAAAEETTSHGELTDVTPYVVGDSVYLRFRYETKDAMGMNMATIATEAATEVVEAETPAELVAVSGNLCTDKKPAAINAIEGRGRTVTADVTIPRDIVEERFDTTPEAIEEANTRKNLVGSAKAGSLGFNAHAANVVAAVFLATGQDAAQVVEGSNAITTAEAREDGLYASVNLASLEVGTVGGGTKLPTQREALDVLGVRGGGDPAGSNADALAEIIAAGALAGEINLLAALASRNLSSAHAELGR from the coding sequence ATGACCGACGCCAGCGACCTCGCGGACCGAGTGCAGGCCGGCGACCTCCGGCTGTACGAACTGGAGGACCACGCCGACGCCGACACCGCCGCGGCCGCGCGCCGCGAACTCCTCGAACGCGAGACCGGCGCGGAGACGGAGGCTCTCGGGTCGTTCTCTTTCGACGCCGACGGGGTCGACTCGAACATCGAGAACCTCGCGGGCGGCACCCAACTCCCGCTGGGCGTCGCCGGCCCGCTCGCCGTGAACGGTGACGCCGCCGACGACGAGTTCCACCTCCCGATGGCGACCACGGAGGGCGCGCTCGTCGCGTCCGTGAACCGCGGCTGCTCGGCCATCACGGCCGCGGGCGGCGCGAACGCTCGCGTCACGAAGACCGGGATGACCCGGGCTCCGGTCTTCCGCGTCGCGGACGTGACAGAGGGTGCGGAGGTCGCCGAGTGGGCGAAGGACAACCACGACGCGCTGAAGGCGGCCGCCGAGGAGACGACGAGCCACGGCGAACTCACCGATGTCACACCGTACGTCGTCGGCGACAGCGTCTACCTGCGGTTCCGCTACGAGACGAAGGACGCGATGGGGATGAACATGGCCACCATCGCGACCGAGGCCGCGACCGAGGTCGTCGAGGCGGAGACGCCGGCCGAACTCGTCGCCGTCTCCGGGAACCTCTGCACGGACAAGAAGCCCGCCGCCATCAACGCCATCGAGGGCCGCGGGCGAACGGTCACCGCCGACGTGACCATCCCCCGTGATATCGTCGAGGAGCGCTTCGACACGACGCCGGAGGCCATCGAGGAAGCGAACACGCGGAAGAACCTCGTCGGGTCGGCGAAGGCCGGGAGCCTCGGCTTCAACGCGCACGCCGCGAACGTCGTCGCCGCCGTCTTCCTCGCGACGGGACAGGACGCCGCGCAGGTCGTCGAGGGCTCGAACGCCATCACGACAGCCGAAGCCCGCGAGGACGGGCTCTACGCGTCGGTGAACCTGGCGAGTCTCGAAGTCGGCACCGTGGGCGGCGGGACGAAGCTTCCGACTCAGCGCGAGGCGCTGGACGTGCTCGGTGTGCGCGGCGGCGGCGACCCCGCCGGCTCGAACGCCGACGCCCTCGCCGAAATCATCGCCGCGGGCGCGCTCGCCGGCGAAATCAATCTGCTCGCCGCGCTCGCGTCCCGGAACCTCTCCTCGGCGCACGCCGAACTCGGTCGCTGA
- a CDS encoding MTH1187 family thiamine-binding protein, with product MTLTAMLSVAPLDSPAADFDAEIASAIDALEDFDVRYETHPMETTIEADDMDELLAAVKAAHESVDAPRVSTKLKIDHYREDDLAVEEKVDRVEAHLGREASSDR from the coding sequence GTGACACTCACTGCGATGCTGTCCGTCGCGCCACTGGACAGCCCAGCGGCCGACTTCGACGCCGAGATAGCCAGCGCCATCGACGCCCTGGAGGACTTCGACGTGCGCTACGAGACGCACCCGATGGAGACCACCATCGAGGCCGACGACATGGACGAACTCCTCGCGGCGGTCAAGGCCGCCCACGAGTCCGTCGACGCGCCCCGGGTGTCGACGAAGCTCAAGATCGACCACTACCGCGAGGACGACCTCGCTGTCGAGGAGAAGGTCGACCGCGTCGAGGCACACCTCGGTCGGGAGGCGTCGAGCGACCGATGA
- a CDS encoding thiamine ABC transporter substrate-binding protein produces MTSRRKFVATVGSAAALGLAGCIETSDTSGDDTTTNATETSDGTTTTTGGTTASESGEPPKLRIGTTESYVGAVSTSAGGWVEEAFESERKVDFDWVVRDNELNDFIRRKQQGVELGADGYVGVTPTGLVRADRELDESLFAGFDTGSVDNTDDVVEPYWFDPQRRVLPTGASYVCIVYDENEVDEPETLEALTTEAYSDGLLLPNPQDTVTGLSFLLWTVHEFGEDGYLDYWDRLVDNGLRTTGSWNAAYSAYSGKEAPMVMSYSTDQVYASQAEDTDMARHQIAFPNDQGYAYVSGTAKFADTERGGLVDDFASFMLEADTQANVAEKNVGIPTVSDASLPEELQQYVHVPETPIQYGYETLRDSADDWREAVSQRIASQ; encoded by the coding sequence ATGACGTCCCGACGCAAGTTCGTCGCGACCGTCGGCTCCGCGGCCGCACTCGGGCTCGCGGGCTGCATCGAGACGAGCGACACCAGTGGAGACGACACGACGACGAACGCAACCGAGACCAGCGACGGGACGACCACGACCACCGGCGGCACGACCGCGAGCGAGAGCGGCGAACCCCCGAAACTCCGAATCGGCACCACCGAGTCGTACGTCGGCGCGGTGTCGACGAGCGCCGGCGGCTGGGTCGAGGAGGCCTTCGAGTCCGAGCGCAAGGTCGACTTCGACTGGGTCGTCCGGGACAACGAACTGAACGACTTCATCCGCCGCAAGCAGCAGGGCGTCGAGCTGGGCGCGGACGGCTACGTCGGCGTGACGCCGACGGGGCTCGTGCGCGCCGACCGTGAACTCGACGAGTCGCTGTTCGCGGGTTTCGACACCGGGAGCGTCGACAACACCGACGACGTGGTGGAGCCGTACTGGTTCGACCCGCAGCGCCGCGTGCTGCCGACCGGGGCCTCGTACGTCTGCATCGTCTACGACGAGAACGAGGTCGACGAACCGGAGACGCTGGAGGCCCTCACGACCGAGGCCTACAGCGACGGCCTGCTGCTCCCGAACCCGCAGGACACCGTCACGGGGCTGAGCTTCCTGCTGTGGACCGTCCACGAGTTCGGGGAGGACGGCTACCTCGACTACTGGGACCGCCTCGTCGACAACGGCCTCCGCACCACCGGCTCCTGGAACGCCGCCTACAGCGCGTACTCCGGGAAGGAGGCCCCGATGGTGATGTCCTACAGCACCGACCAGGTGTACGCCAGTCAGGCCGAGGACACCGACATGGCCCGCCACCAGATTGCGTTCCCGAACGACCAGGGGTACGCGTACGTCTCCGGCACCGCGAAGTTCGCGGACACCGAGCGCGGCGGCCTCGTTGACGACTTCGCGTCGTTCATGCTGGAAGCCGACACTCAGGCCAACGTCGCCGAGAAGAACGTCGGCATCCCTACCGTCTCCGACGCCAGCCTCCCCGAGGAACTCCAGCAGTACGTCCACGTCCCCGAAACCCCCATCCAGTACGGCTACGAGACGCTCCGCGACAGCGCCGACGACTGGCGCGAAGCCGTCTCCCAGCGAATCGCGAGCCAGTAA